From one Amaranthus tricolor cultivar Red isolate AtriRed21 chromosome 17, ASM2621246v1, whole genome shotgun sequence genomic stretch:
- the LOC130804535 gene encoding uncharacterized protein LOC130804535, producing the protein MDNKLAGEKRLLQLNELDEFRLSAYDSARIYKEKTKKWHDKKIFPREFAKGDKVLLFNSRLKFFPGKLKSRWSGPFLVTNVHKFGSMELKNEKGDVFKVNGQRLKLYHEGNVVGTMEVIHLHPSSSS; encoded by the coding sequence ATGGATAACAAGTTAGCAGGGGAGAAGAGGCTTCTTCAACTTAATGAGTTAGATGAGTTTCGATTGTCCGCCTATGACAGTGCTCGGATTTACAAGGAGAAAACTAAGAAATGGCATGATAAGAAGATCTTCCCAAGAGAGTTTGCAAAGGGAGATAAGGTGTTATTGTTCAATTCTCGACTCAAGTTCTTTCCCGGAAAGCTAAAGTCTAGATGGTCTGGTCCTTTTTTGGTTACTAATGTGCATAAGTTCGGCTCCAtggaattgaaaaatgaaaaaggtgatGTTTTCAAGGTCAATGGACAACGTTTAAAGCTTTACCATGAAGGAAATGTTGTTGGAACGATGGAAGTTATCCACCTTCATCCTTCTTCATCCTCTTAA
- the LOC130804536 gene encoding uncharacterized protein LOC130804536, producing the protein MDNKLAGEKRLLQLNELDEFRLSAYDSARIYKEKTKKWHDKKILPREFAKGDKVLLFNSRLKFFPGKLKSRWSGPFLVTNVHKFGSMELKNEKGDVFKVNGQRLKLYHEGNVVGTMEVIHLHPSSSS; encoded by the coding sequence ATGGATAACAAGTTAGCAGGGGAGAAGAGGCTTCTTCAACTTAATGAGTTAGATGAGTTTCGATTGTCCGCCTATGACAGTGCTCGAATTTACAAGGAGAAAACTAAGAAATGGCATGATAAGAAGATCCTCCCAAGAGAGTTTGCAAAGGGAGATAAGGTGTTATTGTTCAATTCTCGACTCAAGTTCTTTCCCGGAAAGCTAAAGTCTAGATGGTCTGGTCCTTTTTTGGTTACTAATGTGCATAAGTTCGGCTCCAtggaattgaaaaatgaaaaaggtgatGTTTTCAAGGTCAATGGACAACGTTTAAAGCTTTACCATGAAGGAAATGTTGTTGGAACGATGGAAGTTATCCACCTTCATCCTTCTTCATCCTCTTAA
- the LOC130804076 gene encoding uncharacterized protein LOC130804076 produces the protein MGSGSSKTHRVEGGSASSGSSTSSFSSAFSTSTGSRIKKRGVFSSTCLGSSSRAYDSDDGDDDQVSDYHSEVSRARLQEVKVDCYQTSKVNGPDNMPCVSSNIELREWDHGNETDSGSRADGSSSQVFSGQHLNHSSRFLSRFSFVPGSVSFRLSRAASVGSSCDYPSSPMNFSVSSGEGDHLPGISHHLISSHENQTNSSLNSSRLTSASVGSHGNSSVNLVQLHASSTLSGSLQDNQVLSAQNLVNNPDVSLGSHIDVEGLNRRTVDHRNGAREQADRNVRFSRTLSVGRLRDRVLRRPSFSDMTLSPLQQDRVAAPEGNAVDSLMSSPYPLSGMHHSYYTSQNNDINVSHLREGRNHDLLENRSTFLERRRRIRSQVRALQRLGSRFENLSAHESYCILSGQHQNGHCSCRISSRDSNTNNDGGARASISRIVMLAEALFEVLDEIHQQSVVLSSRPSVSSIGSVPAPNEVVESLPVKAYTKSTKFQNEEVAQCYICLLEYEESDEMRILPCHHEFHKKCIDKWLKEVHRVCPLCRGDICRAESLRAGSGDSR, from the exons ATGGGATCCGGGAGCAGCAAAACGCATCGTGTTGAGGGTGGTTCGGCGTCCTCTGGTTCTTCCACGTCCTCGTTTTCATCGGCATTTTCTACTTCAACTGGAAGTAGGATCAAGAAACGAGGAGTTTTTAGCTCCACATGTCTCGGATCGTCATCCCGAGCTTACGACTCTGACGACGGCGATGATGATCAG GTATCAGATTATCACAGTGAAGTTAGTAGGGCAAGATTGCAAGAAGTGAAAGTGGATTGTTACCAAACATCTAAAGTTAATGGACCTGATAACATGCCTTGTGTATCTTCTAATATAGAGCTTCGGGAATGGGATCATGGAAATGAAACAGACAGTGGCAGTAGGGCTGATGGAAGTTCGTCTCAAGTCTTCTCTGGCCAACATTTGAATCATTCAAGTCGATTTTTATCTCGCTTCAGTTTTGTCCCTGGTAGTGTTAGCTTTAGGCTCAGTAGAGCTGCTAGTGTGGGGTCATCATGCGATTATCCTTCTTCTCCTATGAACTTTTCTGTTTCAAGTGGTGAAGGGGATCACTTGCCTGGAATATCACATCACTTGATTAGCAGTCATGAAAATCAAACTAATAGCAGTCTGAATTCTTCACGCCTTACCAGTGCATCGGTTGGATCACATGGTAATTCATCTGTAAATTTGGTCCAGCTTCATGCAAGTTCTACTTTGTCTGGTTCCTTGCAAGATAACCAGGTCCTCTCTGCACAAAATTTGGTGAATAACCCCGATGTCTCTCTTGGAAGTCATATAGATGTGGAAGGGTTGAACAGGAGAACTGTCGACCATCGAAATGGTGCCCGAGAACAAGCAGACAGGAATGTTCGTTTTAGTAGAACCTTGAGTGTTGGAAGGCTTCGTGATAGGGTTCTACGGAGACCATCTTTTTCAGACATGACTCTTTCTCCTTTGCAGCAAGACAGGGTCGCTGCTCCTGAAGGAAATGCTGTTGACTCTCTGATGTCTTCTCCTTATCCGCTGTCTGGCATGCATCACTCTTATTATACTAGTCAAAATAATGACATCAATGTGTCACACCTTAGAGAAGGCAGAAATCATGATTTACTAGAGAATAGATCAACTTTCTTGGAACGACGTAGAAGAATAAGGTCTCAG GTACGTGCTCTTCAGCGTTTGGGAAGCCGTTTTGAGAATCTATCAGCGCATGAGAGTTATTGTATTCTGTCAGGACAGCATCAGAATGGCCATTGCTCATGTCGCATCAGTTCCAGAGACTCTAATACAAATAATGATGGTGGTGCTCGAGCTAGTATATCGAGAATCGTTATGCTAGCTGAGGCTCTGTTTGAG GTTCTGGATGAAATTCACCAGCAATCAGTGGTGTTATCGTCTCGACCCTCTGTATCATCTATTGGATCAGTTCCAGCACCCAATGAGGTTGTAGAATCCTTGCCTGTAAAAGCATACACAAAGTCAACAAAGTTTCAGAACGAGGAGGTTGCACA ATGTTACATATGTCTATTGGAGTACGAGGAAAGTGATGAGATGCGCATACTGCCTTGCCATCATGAGTTTCATAAGAAGTGCATTGACAAGTGGCTTAAGGAAGTTCATAG GGTATGTCCACTTTGCCGTGGAGACATTTGCCGAGCTGAATCATTACGTGCCGGGAGTGGAGACAGCCGTTAG
- the LOC130804430 gene encoding 7-deoxyloganetic acid glucosyltransferase-like, translating into MAEQLQAREPSPSVLLLPLPLQGPINAFLKLAHLLSLCSENLKITFVNAEFVHRRLPDLPSRFPGIRFCDFPDGISDDEPRPPAKFCGMVAMFEAEVISALPKFMESPTSVTCLIVDGVLTAVGKKAQELGIPVVYFSTLGPCCIWASCFFVPKLVDSGQIPISKGKDLKESVSNIPGTETTTLRWCDLPSICRTDDLTHPYVQLVLRECRDLPNAQGHILNTFDDLEQPLLTELRSLCPNLYTIGPIHLHSRTKQQPEAEQLVSSNSLWEEDRSCIAWLDDQPSKSVIFVSFGSIVSLTIDQVLEFSFGLVNSGIRFLWVRRPGSIVGVEDGCEESSLQVPAEILKATQERGFIVKWAPQEEVLAHSAIGGFLTHSGWNSTLESIVEGVPMLCWPNGIDQLVISRFVGDVWKIGIDMKDVCDRVVIENQVRDLMEGHREAVSQRANRLSKLAAQAVREEGSSWQALHRLIEDIKFMRLSCRQ; encoded by the exons ATGGCGGAACAACTTCAAGCAAGAGAACCTTCTCCTTCTGTATTACTTCTCCCTTTACCATTACAAGGTCCCATTAATGCCTTCCTAAAGCTCGCTCATCTTCTTTCTCTCTGTTCTGAGAATCTCAAAATCACCTTCGTTAATGCCGAATTCGTTCATCGACGTCTCCCGGACCTTCCATCTCGGTTTCCTGGAATTAGGTTTTGCGATTTTCCCGATGGAATATCCGACGATGAACCTCGACCTCCGGCGAAGTTTTGCGGTATGGTGGCGATGTTTGAGGCTGAGGTTATTAGTGCGCTGCCGAAGTTCATGGAATCTCCGACGTCGGTGACATGCTTGATTGTTGATGGAGTTTTAACTGCGGTGGGAAAGAAAGCTCAAGAGTTAGGGATTCCTGTTGTTTATTTTTCGACGTTGGGTCCTTGTTGCATTTGGGCCAGCTGTTTTTTTGTTCCTAAGCTTGTTGATTCTGGTCAAATTCCTATTAGCAAAG GAAAGGACCTGAAAGAGTCTGTAAGTAACATCCCTGGCACAGAAACGACCACATTAAGGTGGTGTGATCTTCCAAGTATTTGTCGGACTGATGACTTAACGCACCCTTATGTCCAGCTAGTCCTTCGAGAGTGCCGAGACTTGCCAAATGCACAAGGCCATATACTCAATACTTTTGATGATTTAGAACAGCCTCTACTTACTGAACTTCGTTCTCTTTGTCCAAACCTCTACACTATCGGTCCAATCCACCTGCATTCCCGAACCAAACAGCAACCTGAAGCCGAACAACTAGTCTCATCCAACAGTTTATGGGAAGAAGACAGAAGCTGCATAGCATGGCTTGATGATCAACCCTCAAAATCTGTGATCTTTGTTAGTTTTGGCAGCATTGTGTCCCTTACAATAGACCAGGTATTGGAGTTTTCGTTTGGTTTGGTAAACAGTGGGATTCGATTTCTTTGGGTTAGACGACCAGGCTCCATCGTTGGAGTCGAAGATGGGTGTGAAGAGAGTTCCCTGCAAGTCCCAGCAGAGATTTTAAAAGCTACACAAGAAAGGGGGTTCATTGTTAAATGGGCTCCACAGGAAGAGGTTCTGGCACACTCTGCTATTGGTGGGTTTTTGACTCATAGTGGGTGGAACTCTACATTGGAGAGTATAGTGGAAGGAGTGCCAATGCTCTGTTGGCCTAATGGTATCGATCAACTGGTGATCAGTAGGTTTGTAGGAGATGTTTGGAAGATTGGAATTGACATGAAAGATGTATGTGACAGGGTTGTGATCGAGAATCAAGTGAGGGATCTTATGGAGGGACATAGGGAGGCGGTTTCGCAGAGGGCAAACCGTTTGTCTAAATTGGCTGCTCAAGCAGTGAGGGAAGAGGGTTCTTCATGGCAAGCGCTACACCGTCTGATTGAAGACATAAAATTCATGAGATTGAGTTGTAGACAGTAG